The following proteins come from a genomic window of Amaranthus tricolor cultivar Red isolate AtriRed21 chromosome 14, ASM2621246v1, whole genome shotgun sequence:
- the LOC130799522 gene encoding cellulose synthase-like protein G3 encodes MQHAFAKWSNNFSTQAHPTIIQILVSCMKDKDVSGEMMPNLVYTSREKNITHHHRFKAGALNALVRISATMTNAPIILILDCDMYSNDPQTIKRVLCYFFDLEIQPTMAYVQFPQFFHGLNKGDIYFGEQKRVFQINPLGMDGLSCTVNMGTGSFFQRRALFGNPSSCFGTELLELGPKHVVKKPIGSQEILELAHSVAACDYENNTRWGTQVGYRYGSLVEDYYTSYRMHCEGWKSVFCNPERPAFLGDSPITLINMLSQTKRWMIGLLNVLFLRYSPITFGIHKMGILSAFTYTHFALTPIYCIPLTIYAFVPQLALLRGISTFPQISDLRFYLYIFLFIGANGKDLLDFLLQKGTFEIWWNSQRIWMICGLSSYLFGFIEYILSSLGIVVPGFDVTSKVQDDELKKRYEQSIFEFGVVSPMFVPMTMASIINLVSFATGLVTILRRGLKEMQGLSLQILLSGFVVINCWPLYKAMVFRRDNGRMPTKITLISTFLASFLCLLVASGM; translated from the exons ATTTTGGTAAGTTGTATGAAGGACAAGGATGTTAGTGGAGAAATGATGCCAAACTTGGTTTATACCTCTAGAGAGAAAAATATAACCCATCACCATCGTTTCAAGGCCGGTGCCCTCAATGCTTTG GTTCGTATATCAGCAACAATGACAAATGCaccaataatactaattttggATTGTGACATGTATTCTAATGATCCACAAACCATCAAGAGAGTTTTATGTTACTTCTTTGATCTTGAAATTCAACCAACAATGGCATACGTTCAATTTCCTCAATTCTTTCATGGACTTAATAAAGGAGACATTTATTTTGGCGAACAAAAACGTGTTTTTCAAATCAACCCATTGGGAATGGATGGGCTTTCATGTACTGTAAATATGGGTACTGGTTCCTTCTTTCAACGTCGAGCCCTATTTGGAAATCCCTCATCTTGTTTTGGAACTGAACTTTTGGAACTTGGGCCGAAGCATGTTGTAAAAAAGCCCATAGGATCACAAGAAATACTTGAATTAGCTCATTCTGTAGCTGCTTGTGACTACGAGAACAATACAAGATGGGGCACACAG GTGGGCTATCGATATGGATCATTGGTGGAGGACTATTATACAAGTTATCGGATGCATTGTGAGGGGTGGAAGAGTGTATTTTGTAACCCTGAAAGACCAGCATTCTTGGGAGATTCACCAATAACACTAATTAACATGCTAAGCCAAACCAAGAGATGGATGATTGGGCTGCTTAATGTTCTTTTCTTAAGATACAGCCCAATCACTTTTGGTATTCACAAAATGGGCATACTCTCTGCTTTTACTTATACACACTTTGCTCTTACGCCCATTTATTGCATTCCACTAACCATTTATGCCTTCGTTCCTCAGCTTGCACTTCTTAGAGGAATTTCTACCTTTCCACAG ATTTCAGATTTGCggttttatttgtatatattccTCTTTATCGGGGCGAATGGGAAAGACCTCTTAGACTTTCTCCTACAAAAAGGAACCTTTGAAATATGGTGGAATTCCCAAAGAATATGGATGATTTGTGGACTTTCAAGCTATCTTTTCGGGTTCATAGAATACATCCTTAGTTCTCTTGGAATCGTGGTTCCTGGATTCGATGTCACAAGTAAAGTACAAGACGATGAACTGAAGAAAAGATATGAACAAAGTATATTCGAGTTTGGGGTCGTGTCACCCATGTTTGTTCCTATGACAATGGCCTCCATTATCAATCTTGTTTCCTTTGCTACGGGATTAGTTACAATTTTAAGACGAGGATTGAAAGAAATGCAAGGACTATCTCTACAGATTTTGCTTTCGGGTTTTGTGGTCATTAATTGCTGGCCACTTTATAAAGCTATGGTGTTTAGGAGGGACAATGGAAGAATGCCCACTAAAATTACATTGATTTCTACTTTTTTAGCTTCATTTCTTTGCTTGCTAGTTGCTAGTGGGATGTAA